A genomic window from Vitis riparia cultivar Riparia Gloire de Montpellier isolate 1030 chromosome 18, EGFV_Vit.rip_1.0, whole genome shotgun sequence includes:
- the LOC117906491 gene encoding disease resistance protein RPV1-like, producing the protein MASTSNSKITFWRYDVFLSFRGKDTRKNFTSHLFRALDRANIKTFIDDEELRKGEEIAPELLRAIEGSRIALIVFSKNYADSKWCLDELVKIMECEKEKGQKVFPIFYHVEPSEVRKQTGIYGEAFNNHERNADEEKKKKIEQWRTALRKAGNLGGFPLQDRSESEFIEEIIGQIRRLIPKWVHVGKNIVGKDEKLKEVKLLIDAQSNKVSMVGIYGTGGIGKTTIAKVVYNDMLDQFKRHSFLENVREKSKDDRGLLELQEKLLCDILMEKDLKLSNIGEGIETIESKCCVEKVLIVLDDVDCKRQLEFLAPNSDCFHQGSIIIVTTRDKRCLDVYESYSSYEPKVLAREQAKELFCWKAFKQDHPIENFVDLSNRILDYAKDLPLALVVLGSFLFRRDVDEWESTLDKLKTNPLEDIQKVLQISYDGLDDKCKKLFLDIACFFKDEDEKMVTRILEGCKFHPKIGLRILGERCLISIEDNTIRMHDLLQEMGWAIVRQNDPEHPEEWSRLWELQDIENVLPQNMGTENIEGIFINQSHDTGNRMQLTAETFKKMNRLRLLKVTSNPTVQLSQDFELPCHDLVYFHWGGYPLESLPSNFHADNLVELDLWFSNIKHFWEGNMPAKKLKVINLMYSKHLVDISSISSVPNLEILILEGCIRLESLPRNLHKLECLQTLSCKYCSNLKSFPEIEEEMRSLRKLDLSQTGITELPSSIGNLNGLEDLDLSFCSNLLSLPDSIYSLSSLRTLLLGFCSKLKGFPDINIGSLKALEYLDLSQCENLESLSNSIGGLSSLQTLLLKGCIKLKGFPDINIGSLKALELLDFSCCRNLESLPDSIYSLSSLRTLLLGFCSKLKGFPDINIGSLKALEYLDLSECENLESLPNSIGGLSSLQTLLLEQCSKLKGFPDINIGSLKALESLDFSRCRNLESLPMSIYNLSSLKSLKVSNCPKLKEMLEMKLGIDPFPWLCSPVTCHISNSKIIWDDGFSSLEALNPQCLLSSLVELSVRKFYGMEKDILSGSFHLSSLQILSLGNFPSMAEGILDKIFHLSSLVKLSLTKCKLKEEGIPSDIRNLSPLQQLSLRDCNLTEGKILNHICHLTSLEELYLGWNHFSSIPAGIRRLSNLKALDLSHCKNLQQIPELPSSLRFLDAHCSDGISSSPWLLPIIHSMVNCFKSEIEVGVVINRYSSFLGNGIGIVIPRSSGILEWITNRNMGRNEVTIELPPNWYENGDLWGFALCCVYVAPAYESQYESGHISEDDSELDGEPEFHCDLRIKGNNQSEYLGSFYLCSRCVKYDVSDMQWVICYPKLAIEKSYHTNQWTRIEASFYGYDAQVKECRIRLVYTVDYEQKHPTMAQRSTSHGNFGDHGLEREALLLLDTNSKAHNKRNPTEQSLGEESHHKRFRETQD; encoded by the exons ATGGCTTCCACTAGCAATTCTAAGATAACCTTTTGGAGGTACGATGTGTTCTTGAGTTTCAGAGGCAAGGATACCCGCAAGAACTTTACTAGTCATCTCTTTAGGGCTTTGGATCGTGCCAACATTAAAACCTTTATAGATGATGAAGAACTTCGAAAGGGAGAAGAGATTGCACCCGAGCTCCTAAGAGCTATTGAAGGATCAAGGATTGCCCTTATTGTCTTCTCGAAAAACTATGCTGATTCCAAGTGGTGCTTGGATGAACTCGTCAAGATCATGGAGTGCGAGAAAGAAAAGGGACAAAaggtttttcctattttctatcATGTGGAGCCGTCTGAAGTCAGGAAACAGACTGGGATTTATGGAGAAGCATTTAACAATCACGAAAGAAATGCAGacgaggagaagaagaagaagatagagCAGTGGCGGACTGCCTTAAGGAAAGCCGGTAATTTGGGTGGATTTCCTCTGCAGGATAG ATCTGAGTCAGAGTTTATTGAAGAAATCATTGGTCAGATTCGAAGATTAATTCCTAAGTGGGTACATGTTGGTAAGAACATTGTTGGAAAGGATGAAAagttgaaagaagtgaagttaTTGATAGATGCCCAATCAAATAAAGTGAGTATGGTTGGGATTTATGGGACTGGTGGGATTGGTAAAACTACCATTGCCAAGGTTGTTTACAATGATATGTTAGATCAATTTAAACGTCACAGCTTTCTTGAAAATGTGAGAGAGAAATCTAAAGATGATCGTGGTTTGCTTGAATTACAAGAAAAACTTCTTTGTGATATCCTAATGGAGAAAGATCTGAAGTTGAGTAATATTGGTGAAGGAATAGAAACGATAGAGAGTAAGTGTTGCGTTGAAAAGGTTCTTATTGTTCTTGATGATGTAGATTGTAAAAGACAACTAGAATTCTTAGCTCCTAACTCTGACTGTTTTCATCAAGGAAGCATAATCATTGTGACCACGAGAGATAAACGTTGCCTAGATGTATATGAGTCGTATTCATCATATGAGCCTAAGGTATTAGCACGTGAGCAAGCTAAGGAACTCTTTTGTTGGAAAGCCTTCAAGCAAGACCATCCCATAGAAAATTTTGTGGACCTCTCTAATCGTATACTGGATTATGCTAAAGACCTTCCATTGGCTCTTGTAGTTTTGGGTTCTTTTCTCTTTCGAAGGGATGTAGATGAATGGGAAAGCACATTGGATAAACTCAAAACAAACCCTCTCGAGGATATTCAAAAGGTACTCCAGATAAGTTATGATGGACTAGATGATAAATGCAAGAAGTTGTTTCTTGATATTGCATGCTTCTTCAAAGATGAGGATGAAAAAATGGTTACAAGAATACTAGAAGGTTGCAAATTCCATCCCAAGATTGGACTAAGAATTCTTGGTGAGAGGTGTCTTATTTCTATAGAGGACAACACTATAAGGATGCATGACTTGTTACAAGAAATGGGTTGGGCAATTGTTCGCCAAAATGATCCAGAACATCCTGAAGAATGGAGCAGATTATGGGAATTACAAGATATTGAAAATGTATTACCACAAAATATG GGGACAGAAAATATTGAGGGGATTTTCATAAATCAGTCTCACGATACAGGAAACCGTATGCAACTTACTGCTGAAACTTTCAAAAAGATGAATCGACTTAGATTGCTCAAAGTCACATCTAATCCGACAGTGCAGCTTTCCCAAGACTTTGAATTGCCTTGTCATGATTTAGTATATTTTCATTGGGGTGGCTACCCTTTAGAATCTTTGCCATCAAATTTTCATGCAGACAATCTTGTTGAACTCGACCTCTGGTTCAGCAACATAAAACATTTTTGGGAAGGAAACATG CCTGCTAAAAAGTTAAAAGTCATTAATCTTATGTATTCCAAGCATCTGGTTGATATTTCAAGCATCTCAAGTGTGCCAAATTTGGAGATTTTAATTCTAGAAG GGTGCATAAGGCTTGAGAGTCTTCCAAGGAACCTTCATAAGCTGGAATGCCTTCAAACACTCTCTTGTAAGTACTGTTCAAACTTAAAAAGTTTTCCGGAGATCGAGGAAGAAATGAGAAGTCTAAGAAAGCTTGATTTAAGTCAGACAGGTATAACGGAATTACCATCATCAATCGGGAATCTAAATGGGCTTGAAGACTTAGACTTAAGTTTTTGCAGTAATCTTTTGAGTCTTCCGGACAGTATTTATAGTTTGAGCTCTCTTCGAACTCTTTTATTGGGATTCTGTTCAAAACTGAAGGGCTTTCCAGATATCAATATTGGAAGTCTAAAAGCTCTTGAATATTTGGATTTGTCACAGTGTGAGAACCTTGAGAGTCTTTCGAACAGTATTGGTGGTTTGAGCTCTCTTCAAACTCTTTTATTGAAAGGCTGTATAAAACTGAAGGGCTTTCCAGATATCAATATTGGAAGTCTAAAAGCTCTTGAATTGTTAGATTTCTCATGTTGCAGAAACCTTGAGAGTCTTCCGGACAGTATTTATAGTTTGAGCTCTCTTCGAACTCTTTTATTGGGATTCTGTTCAAAATTGAAGGGCTTTCCAGATATCAATATTGGAAGTCTAAAAGCTCTTGAATATTTGGATTTGTCAGAGTGTGAGAACCTTGAGAGTCTTCCGAACAGTATTGGTGGTTTGAGCTCTCTTCAAACTCTTTTATTGGAACAGTGTTCAAAACTGAAGGGCTTTCCAGATATCAATATTGGAAGTCTAAAAGCTCTTGAATCGTTAGATTTCTCACGTTGCAGAAACCTTGAGAGTCTTCCCATGAGCATTTACAATTTGAGCTCTCTCAAAAGTTTGAAGGTTTCAAATTGTCCAAAACTCAAGGAAATGTTAGAGATGAAACTAGGGATTGATCCATTCCCCTGGCTATGTTCACCTGTAACCTGtcacatttcaaattcaaaaataatctGGGATGATGGTTTTTCCTCATTAGAAGCATTAAACCCACAGTGCCTCCTGTCATCACTGGTAGAATTATCTGTAAGAAAGTTTTATGGCATGGAAAAAGACATCCTCAGTGGCAGTTTCCACCTATCCTCATTGCAAATATTATCTCTAGGGAACTTCCCTAGCATGGCAGAAGGAATCCTCGATAAGATTTTCCATCTATCTTCATTGGTAAAATTATCTCTTACTAAATGCAAGCTAAAGGAAGAAGGAATCCCCAGTGATATTCGGAACCTATCTCCACTGCAACAATTATCTCTACGTGACTGCAATCTAACGGAAGGAAAGATCCTCAATCATATTTGCCATCTAACATCCTTGGAAGAATTATATCTGGGTTGGAACCATTTTAGTAGCATTCCTGCTGGCATCCGTCGACTTTCCAATCTAAAAGCCCTTGACTTGAGTCACTGCAAGAACCTTCAACAAATTCCGGAGCTTCCATCAAGTCTACGATTTTTAGATGCGCACTGTTCGGATGGTATTTCATCAAGCCCCTGGCTTCTACCTATTATTCATTCTATGGTCAATTGCTTCAAATCAGAAATTGAG GTGGGCGTGGTTATTAATCGTTATTCTTCCTTCTTGGGCAATGGAATTGGTATTGTTATTCCTAGAAGTAGTGGAATTCTAGAGTGGATAACGAATCGGAATATGGGAAGGAATGAAGTAACAATAGAGCTCCCTCCGAATTGGTATGAAAATGGTGACTTGTGGGGATTTGCTTTATGCTGTGTTTATGTTGCACCTGCCTATGAATCTCAGTATGAATCAGGTCATATATCTGAGGATGACAGTGAACTTGACGGTGAACCAGAGTTCCATTGTGATTTGAGAATCAAAGGAAATAATCAATCAGAATACTTGGGTTCTTTCTATCTCTGTTCTCGCTGTGTTAAATATGATGTATCAGATATGCAGTGGGTGATATGTTATCCCAAGTTAGCTATTGAGAAAAGTTATCACACCAATCAATGGACACGCATCGAGGCTTCATTTTATGGGTATGATGCCCAAGTGAAAGAGTGCCGAATCCGTCTTGTATACACAGTAGATTATGAACAGAAGCATCCAACAATGGCACAACGCAGTACTTCTCATGGGAATTTTGGTGACCATGGATTAGAAAGAGAAGCTTTACTACTCTTAGATACTAATAGTAAAGCTCACAATAAAAGGAATCCCACAGAACAGAGCCTAGGAGAGGAGTCACACCATAAAAGATTCAGAGAAACCCAAGACTGA